The following proteins come from a genomic window of Mycobacterium sp. DL:
- a CDS encoding type II toxin-antitoxin system PemK/MazF family toxin, translated as MLADMAPPSSNWKTFQRFLLKSTENLVFNEAPKLARQLQRSDTIQRGIQQGIKIGLDTLTGSSDSPTPALPAGRPVSRNFVPSAHRARKVVYAPDLDGQADPGEVVWTWVVYEDDPSRGKDHPVLVVGRDRSVLLGLMLSSQDHHRDDPNWVSIGSGSWDSEGRVSWVRLDRVLDVPEEGIRREGAVLERPVFDIVAARLRAEYSWS; from the coding sequence ATGCTGGCGGATATGGCGCCACCGTCATCGAATTGGAAGACGTTCCAGCGCTTCTTGCTCAAGAGCACCGAGAACCTCGTGTTCAACGAGGCCCCCAAACTGGCTCGTCAGCTGCAGAGGTCGGACACGATCCAGCGCGGCATCCAGCAGGGCATCAAGATCGGCCTGGACACCCTCACCGGATCGTCCGACAGCCCGACCCCCGCGTTGCCCGCCGGCCGTCCGGTGTCGCGCAACTTCGTTCCGAGCGCACACCGTGCCCGCAAGGTGGTCTACGCGCCGGACCTGGACGGTCAGGCCGACCCGGGCGAGGTCGTGTGGACCTGGGTTGTCTACGAGGACGACCCGAGCCGAGGAAAGGACCACCCGGTGCTGGTCGTCGGCCGCGACCGCAGCGTCCTGCTCGGCCTGATGCTCTCCAGCCAGGATCACCACCGCGACGACCCGAACTGGGTCAGCATCGGCAGCGGAAGCTGGGACTCGGAGGGTCGGGTCAGTTGGGTGCGGCTTGATCGGGTGCTCGACGTTCCCGAGGAAGGCATCCGGCGCGAGGGCGCGGTTCTGGAACGCCCGGTGTTCGACATCGTCGCCGCGCGACTGCGGGCCGAGTATTCCTGGTCCTGA
- a CDS encoding fumarate reductase/succinate dehydrogenase flavoprotein subunit codes for MQIPPLGPDIEDAVRLDCDVLVIGGGTAGTMAALSAAESGAQVLLLEKAHVRHSGALAMGMDGVNNAVIPGKATPEDYVAEITRANDGIINQRTIYQTATRGFAMVQRLERYGVKFEKDEHGEYAVRRVHRSGSYVLPMPEGKDVKKALYRVLRQRSMREKIRIENRFVPVRVLTENGRAVGAAALNSRTGEFVVVAAKAVILATGPCGRLGLPASGYLYGTYENPTNAGDGYSMAYHAGAELSGIECFQINPLIKDYNGPACAYVANPFGGYQVNANGERFVDSDYWSGQMMAEVKSEIESARGPIYLKVSHLPDETLSTLESILHTTERPTRGTFHANRGHDYRTHDIEMHISEIGLCGGHSASGVWVDENARTTVDGLYAAGDLACVPHNYMIGAFVYGDLAGSHAASTLADITAPQHLPDDQIAEAHDLIYRPLRHPDGPPQPQVEYKLRRFVNDYVAPPKTAAKLSLAVQTFERMRDEVAGIGATTPHELLRAVEVSFIRDCAEMAARSSLTRTESRWGLYHDRSDIPERDDATWRYHLNLRKTADGDMEFLKRPVAPYFVPVPGLDDLPSGETEPVAVAQPDLVGGQAPASEASRVIDAVSVQPPSPRIAAVLALDEPSVDDLAPFLRDDDPGVRRTAVDVLTEHLCEGYAEPLVAALEDPNAEVRRVAADGIRELVEVLPAPEAVRPLSNSADPVVRGAAAYVLSSRRVGEPAQYRRLVADSDHRVRIEAVRALVSVDDADGVAAAHADANREVRIAVANGLGTLGAGAATVRRLIDDADPLVRAAALAAIGAIGWVDADVSTVEQALVASAWQIRQGAARALAGAPSPSAAVPPLSRALSDPHLDVRKAAVLSLTRWADSETSAREALAGALDDGDADVRAYARRALENAAAG; via the coding sequence ATGCAGATCCCTCCCCTCGGCCCCGATATCGAAGATGCCGTCCGGCTCGACTGCGACGTCCTGGTCATCGGGGGCGGCACCGCGGGAACCATGGCCGCGCTGTCCGCTGCTGAGAGCGGCGCCCAGGTGCTGCTCCTGGAGAAGGCCCACGTCCGGCATTCAGGCGCACTGGCGATGGGCATGGACGGGGTGAACAACGCCGTCATCCCCGGCAAGGCCACTCCCGAGGACTACGTCGCCGAGATCACCCGCGCCAACGACGGAATCATCAACCAGCGCACCATCTATCAGACCGCGACTCGTGGCTTCGCCATGGTGCAGCGGCTGGAGCGTTACGGCGTCAAGTTCGAGAAGGACGAGCACGGCGAATACGCGGTGCGCCGTGTGCACCGCTCCGGCTCCTACGTGTTGCCGATGCCCGAGGGCAAGGACGTCAAGAAGGCGCTGTATCGCGTGCTGCGGCAGCGCTCGATGCGCGAGAAGATCCGCATCGAGAACCGGTTCGTGCCTGTCCGGGTGCTCACAGAAAATGGCCGCGCGGTAGGTGCGGCTGCGCTGAACAGCCGGACCGGTGAGTTCGTCGTCGTCGCCGCCAAGGCCGTCATCCTTGCCACCGGCCCCTGCGGACGGCTCGGCCTGCCCGCGTCGGGATACCTCTACGGAACCTATGAGAACCCGACCAACGCCGGCGACGGCTACTCGATGGCGTATCACGCCGGCGCTGAACTGTCGGGCATCGAGTGCTTCCAGATCAATCCACTGATCAAGGACTACAACGGGCCCGCGTGCGCGTACGTCGCCAACCCGTTCGGCGGTTATCAGGTCAACGCCAACGGTGAGCGCTTCGTCGACTCCGACTACTGGTCCGGGCAGATGATGGCCGAGGTGAAGAGTGAGATCGAATCCGCACGCGGACCCATCTATCTCAAGGTCAGTCACCTCCCCGACGAGACGCTGAGCACACTCGAGAGCATCCTGCACACCACCGAGCGACCCACCCGCGGCACGTTCCACGCCAACCGGGGCCATGACTACCGCACCCACGACATCGAGATGCACATCTCTGAGATCGGGCTGTGCGGAGGGCATTCCGCCTCCGGGGTCTGGGTCGACGAGAACGCCCGCACCACCGTCGACGGGTTGTACGCCGCGGGGGATCTGGCGTGTGTCCCGCACAACTACATGATCGGCGCGTTCGTCTACGGCGACCTCGCCGGTTCGCACGCCGCCTCCACGCTGGCTGACATCACAGCGCCGCAACACCTTCCGGATGACCAGATCGCAGAAGCACACGACTTGATCTACCGGCCGCTGCGCCACCCTGACGGCCCTCCGCAGCCGCAGGTCGAGTACAAGCTCCGCAGGTTCGTCAACGACTACGTCGCGCCGCCCAAGACCGCGGCCAAGCTGTCTCTGGCGGTGCAGACGTTCGAGCGGATGCGTGATGAGGTCGCCGGGATCGGCGCGACCACGCCGCACGAACTGCTCCGCGCGGTCGAGGTGTCGTTCATCCGCGACTGCGCCGAGATGGCCGCCCGCTCGTCGCTGACGCGCACCGAGTCACGCTGGGGCCTCTACCACGATCGCAGTGACATCCCTGAGCGCGACGACGCGACGTGGCGGTACCACCTCAATCTGCGCAAGACCGCCGACGGCGACATGGAGTTCCTCAAGCGGCCCGTCGCCCCGTACTTCGTTCCGGTACCCGGCCTCGACGACCTGCCCAGTGGCGAAACGGAACCCGTCGCGGTCGCCCAACCCGACCTGGTGGGTGGTCAGGCACCGGCCTCCGAAGCATCGCGTGTGATCGACGCCGTGAGCGTCCAGCCACCGTCTCCACGCATCGCCGCGGTGCTGGCGCTCGATGAACCGTCCGTCGACGATCTGGCGCCGTTTCTGCGCGACGACGATCCCGGGGTGCGTCGCACCGCCGTCGACGTGCTCACCGAGCACCTGTGCGAGGGGTACGCCGAGCCGCTCGTCGCGGCGCTCGAGGACCCCAACGCCGAGGTGCGCCGGGTGGCGGCCGACGGGATCCGCGAACTGGTCGAGGTGCTGCCCGCCCCGGAAGCCGTTCGGCCGCTGTCCAACTCGGCCGATCCCGTCGTCCGCGGCGCGGCGGCCTATGTGCTGAGCTCCCGCCGCGTCGGGGAACCCGCGCAGTACCGCCGTCTTGTCGCCGATTCCGACCACCGGGTGCGCATCGAGGCCGTCCGCGCCCTGGTGTCCGTCGACGACGCCGACGGGGTGGCCGCAGCGCACGCCGACGCCAACCGCGAGGTGCGCATCGCCGTCGCGAACGGCCTGGGCACACTCGGCGCCGGAGCGGCGACCGTGCGCCGCCTGATCGATGATGCCGATCCCCTGGTCCGCGCCGCCGCACTCGCGGCGATCGGCGCCATCGGATGGGTCGACGCCGACGTGTCGACCGTCGAGCAGGCCCTTGTCGCATCGGCCTGGCAGATCCGCCAGGGCGCGGCACGCGCTCTGGCGGGGGCGCCGTCGCCGTCGGCTGCGGTGCCACCGTTGTCGCGCGCCCTCTCCGACCCGCATCTCGACGTGCGCAAGGCGGCGGTGCTGAGCCTGACCCGCTGGGCGGACTCGGAAACCAGTGCCCGCGAAGCGCTCGCAGGCGCGCTCGACGACGGCGACGCTGACGTCCGCGCCTACGCCCGGAGAGCGCTGGAGAACGCTGCGGCGGGCTAG
- a CDS encoding sensor domain-containing protein — translation MAPTLRFSATVVVALALSGCVSTVDGSAVRAKGESDPVSLLQESDLEDVLLDEAELNDVLGSTEVAVFEDLYEMTDDSADISEPDCIGAVFSAEEPVYAPTRYTGLHSRLAEEADSDFGFFVEQAVVTMPSVEAATGFLDRSAQTWRDCTATTLFYDTGEDLIELALQDVIRDGPMIGQRVSIVDGDSKCEHTMAAVKNVIVEVFVCGVQPRDYATEMVTRMVARVGEP, via the coding sequence ATGGCACCGACACTGCGATTCAGCGCGACTGTGGTCGTAGCGCTCGCCCTGTCCGGGTGCGTCAGCACTGTGGACGGTTCCGCGGTGCGCGCCAAGGGGGAATCGGATCCGGTCTCCCTGCTCCAAGAGAGCGACCTCGAGGACGTCCTACTCGACGAAGCCGAACTCAACGACGTGCTGGGCAGCACCGAGGTCGCGGTGTTCGAGGATCTCTACGAGATGACCGACGACTCTGCTGACATCTCCGAACCGGACTGTATCGGGGCGGTGTTCAGCGCCGAGGAACCCGTATACGCGCCGACCCGCTACACCGGCCTGCACTCCCGACTGGCCGAAGAAGCCGACAGCGACTTCGGATTCTTCGTCGAGCAGGCCGTCGTGACGATGCCCTCAGTCGAGGCAGCCACAGGGTTTCTCGACCGGTCGGCGCAGACGTGGCGCGACTGCACCGCGACGACGCTGTTCTACGACACCGGTGAGGACTTGATTGAGCTGGCACTGCAGGACGTGATCCGCGACGGACCGATGATCGGTCAACGTGTCTCGATCGTCGACGGCGACTCGAAGTGCGAGCACACGATGGCCGCCGTCAAGAACGTGATCGTCGAAGTTTTTGTATGTGGTGTGCAGCCACGCGACTATGCGACCGAGATGGTCACCAGGATGGTCGCCCGGGTCGGCGAGCCATAG
- a CDS encoding ABC transporter substrate-binding protein, whose amino-acid sequence MKRTFAALLSAATVASLAACSLDSQSQSDDTVRVVIGYQSKTINTVTAGTLLRAKGFLEQRLADLTNTTDVEYNVEWQDYDTGAPITAQMVAEKIDIGSMGDYPLLINGSKTQANERARTELVSVTGYSPTGSLNMVVVPPASPATTLDDLRGQKVSASVGSAGHGYLVQALTQDGIDPNTGVEVLNQQPQVGASALESGQVQALSQFVAWPGLLVFQDKAKLLYDGGELNVPTFHGVVVRTDYANRHPEVLDAFLQAQLDATDFLNDNPLEAAEIVADSSGLPQEVVYLYNGPGGTSFDPTLKPLLVDALRGDVDYLKSIGDFAELDIDGFASDAPLRKAFDERGLEYDTTLDTVVNPLAVTGDDPVCGVAVTDPRLAGELWIDGRDSTQSAANPGCLLRAIREASTNGEQIRAAYVPDTEFGTRWFADKSVWVSNGADLLPFATAAGAERYIAAHPGSTEVDYQEALAGAV is encoded by the coding sequence GTGAAACGCACATTTGCCGCCCTGTTGTCGGCCGCCACCGTGGCTTCGCTGGCCGCGTGCTCGCTCGACTCCCAGAGCCAATCCGACGACACCGTCAGGGTGGTCATCGGATATCAGTCCAAGACGATCAACACCGTCACCGCCGGCACCCTGTTGAGGGCCAAAGGTTTTCTGGAGCAACGACTGGCCGATCTCACGAATACCACCGACGTCGAGTACAACGTCGAGTGGCAGGACTATGACACCGGTGCACCCATCACCGCGCAGATGGTCGCCGAGAAGATCGACATCGGCTCGATGGGCGACTACCCGTTGCTGATCAACGGCTCCAAGACCCAGGCCAATGAACGCGCCCGCACCGAACTGGTCTCGGTCACCGGGTACAGCCCGACCGGCTCGCTCAACATGGTCGTTGTTCCGCCGGCATCACCGGCAACCACCCTTGATGACCTCAGGGGTCAGAAGGTCTCGGCCAGTGTGGGATCCGCCGGTCACGGCTATCTGGTGCAGGCGCTCACGCAAGACGGGATCGACCCGAACACCGGTGTCGAGGTACTCAACCAGCAGCCACAGGTTGGGGCGTCGGCGCTGGAGTCGGGCCAGGTGCAGGCGCTGTCCCAGTTCGTCGCCTGGCCCGGGCTCCTGGTGTTTCAGGACAAGGCCAAGCTTCTCTACGACGGCGGCGAATTGAACGTGCCGACCTTCCACGGCGTCGTTGTCCGCACTGATTACGCCAACCGGCACCCTGAGGTGCTCGATGCGTTCCTGCAGGCTCAACTCGACGCCACCGACTTCCTCAACGACAACCCACTGGAGGCTGCCGAGATCGTCGCGGACTCCAGCGGACTGCCCCAGGAGGTCGTCTACCTCTACAACGGTCCGGGTGGCACCTCGTTCGATCCCACGCTCAAGCCACTGCTGGTCGATGCCCTCAGAGGCGACGTCGACTACCTCAAGTCGATCGGCGACTTCGCCGAGCTGGACATCGACGGCTTTGCTTCAGATGCCCCGCTGCGCAAAGCTTTCGACGAAAGGGGACTGGAATACGACACCACGCTCGACACGGTCGTCAACCCGTTGGCCGTCACCGGCGACGATCCCGTCTGCGGCGTCGCGGTCACTGACCCGAGGCTCGCCGGCGAACTCTGGATCGACGGACGAGACAGCACCCAGTCCGCCGCGAACCCGGGCTGCCTGCTGCGCGCGATCCGCGAAGCCTCGACCAACGGTGAACAGATCCGCGCCGCATACGTCCCGGACACCGAGTTCGGCACCCGGTGGTTCGCCGACAAGTCTGTGTGGGTGAGCAACGGCGCCGACCTCCTGCCGTTCGCCACCGCGGCCGGCGCCGAACGCTACATCGCCGCACACCCGGGGTCGACCGAGGTCGACTACCAGGAGGCGCTGGCGGGCGCGGTATGA
- a CDS encoding ABC transporter permease — protein MSTPPSVLAPDVPVVATPPGTPAKTARTSPWRSCLVRIGSVAAAITLWQILTANDVRLWLRFDTLPTVTEIVAAFAGRVGTPEYWLDLGQSLIRILTGFALAAIAGVITGILLGRSTKFANVFGPLTELARPIPAIAIVPVAILLFPTDEAGIVFITFLAAYFPIMVSTRHAVRALPTLWEDSVRTLGGNRWDVVVRVVLPGILPGVFGGLSVGIGVAWICVISAEMISGRLGVGYRTWQSYTVLAYPDVFVGIITIGVLGFLTSAAVELIGRRATRWLPRGEENRQ, from the coding sequence ATGAGCACCCCACCTTCGGTCCTCGCGCCCGACGTACCGGTTGTCGCCACGCCCCCCGGCACACCGGCGAAGACCGCGCGGACCAGTCCTTGGCGGTCGTGCCTCGTGCGCATCGGGTCCGTTGCGGCGGCGATCACGCTGTGGCAGATTCTGACAGCCAACGACGTTCGGCTCTGGCTGCGGTTCGACACCCTGCCCACCGTCACCGAAATCGTCGCCGCGTTCGCGGGTCGTGTCGGTACCCCCGAGTACTGGCTCGACCTCGGTCAGTCGCTGATCCGGATCCTCACCGGATTCGCACTCGCCGCGATCGCGGGTGTGATCACCGGGATCCTGCTCGGTCGCTCGACCAAGTTCGCCAACGTCTTCGGCCCACTCACCGAACTCGCGCGACCGATCCCTGCGATCGCGATCGTTCCCGTCGCGATCCTGCTGTTCCCCACCGATGAGGCCGGGATCGTGTTCATCACCTTCCTCGCCGCCTACTTCCCCATCATGGTCAGCACCCGCCACGCCGTGCGCGCGCTGCCCACGCTGTGGGAGGACTCAGTGCGCACTCTGGGTGGCAATCGCTGGGACGTCGTCGTGCGAGTCGTGTTACCCGGCATCCTGCCCGGCGTGTTCGGCGGGCTCTCCGTGGGTATCGGCGTCGCGTGGATCTGCGTCATCTCAGCCGAGATGATCTCCGGGCGACTCGGCGTCGGCTACCGCACGTGGCAGTCCTACACCGTGCTGGCCTACCCCGATGTGTTCGTCGGGATCATCACCATCGGCGTGCTCGGCTTCCTGACCTCTGCCGCCGTCGAACTCATCGGCCGCCGAGCCACTCGCTGGCTGCCCCGCGGAGAGGAGAACCGCCAGTGA
- the lepA gene encoding translation elongation factor 4 → MLSILWTGLHRPTYPVHQEIPISSFADKTFTAPAQIRNFCIIAHIDHGKSTLADRMLGITGVVADRDMRAQYLDRMDIERERGITIKAQNVRLPWQVNGEEFVLHLIDTPGHVDFTYEVSRALEACEGAVLLVDAAQGIEAQTLANLYLALDRELTIIPVLNKIDLPAADPDRYAGEIAHIIGCEPSDVLRVSGKTGEGVTELLDEVVRLIPAPVGDADAPARAMIFDSVYDIYRGVVTYVRVVDGKLSPREKIKMMSTGTTHELLEVGIVSPEPKATAGLGVGEVGYLITGVKDVRQSKVGDTVTTARHGATEALTGYREPKPMVYSGLYPVDGSDYPNLRDALERLQLNDAALTWEPETSVALGFGFRCGFLGLLHMEITRERLEREFDLDLISTAPNVVYRVVKDDGTEIVVTNPSDWQEGKVRSVYEPVVKTTVIAPSEFIGTIMELCQSRRGELGGMDYLSPERVELRYTMPLGEIIFDFFDSLKSRTRGYASLDYEEAGEHEADLVKVDILLQGEAVDAFSAIVHKDSAAAYGNKMTSKLKELIPRQQFEVPVQAAVGSRIIARENIRAIRKDVLSKCYGGDITRKRKLLEKQKEGKKRMKTIGRVEVPQEAFVAALSSDAPSDKASKK, encoded by the coding sequence GTGCTGTCGATACTCTGGACGGGCCTGCACAGGCCGACGTACCCCGTTCACCAGGAGATTCCCATCAGCAGCTTCGCCGACAAGACCTTCACTGCGCCGGCGCAGATTCGGAACTTCTGCATCATCGCTCACATCGACCACGGCAAGTCGACGCTCGCCGACCGGATGCTCGGCATCACCGGCGTCGTCGCCGACCGGGACATGCGGGCGCAGTACCTGGACCGGATGGACATCGAGCGCGAGCGCGGCATCACGATCAAGGCGCAGAACGTGCGGTTGCCGTGGCAGGTGAACGGTGAAGAGTTCGTGCTTCACCTGATCGACACCCCCGGCCACGTCGACTTCACCTACGAGGTGTCCCGCGCGTTGGAAGCGTGCGAGGGCGCGGTGCTGCTCGTCGACGCCGCCCAGGGCATCGAGGCGCAGACGCTGGCGAACCTGTACCTGGCGCTCGACCGCGAGCTGACGATCATCCCGGTGCTCAACAAGATCGACCTTCCTGCCGCCGACCCGGACCGTTACGCCGGTGAGATCGCGCACATCATCGGCTGTGAGCCCTCCGACGTCCTGAGGGTGTCCGGCAAGACCGGCGAGGGCGTCACCGAGTTGCTCGACGAGGTGGTCCGGCTGATCCCGGCACCGGTCGGCGACGCCGATGCGCCCGCCCGCGCGATGATCTTCGACTCGGTCTATGACATCTACCGTGGCGTCGTGACCTACGTCCGCGTGGTGGACGGCAAGCTGAGCCCACGCGAGAAGATCAAGATGATGTCCACCGGCACCACCCACGAACTGCTGGAAGTCGGCATCGTCTCCCCCGAACCGAAAGCCACCGCCGGCCTCGGGGTCGGCGAGGTGGGCTATCTGATCACCGGGGTGAAAGACGTCCGGCAGTCGAAGGTCGGCGACACCGTCACCACGGCCCGGCACGGCGCCACCGAGGCGCTGACCGGCTACCGCGAACCCAAGCCGATGGTCTATTCGGGCCTCTACCCGGTCGATGGCTCCGACTACCCGAACCTGCGCGATGCGCTGGAACGGCTGCAGCTCAACGACGCCGCCCTGACGTGGGAGCCGGAGACGTCCGTGGCGCTGGGCTTCGGCTTCCGGTGCGGGTTCCTCGGTCTGCTGCACATGGAGATCACCCGCGAGCGCCTGGAACGCGAGTTCGACCTGGATCTGATCTCGACGGCGCCCAACGTGGTCTACCGGGTGGTCAAGGACGACGGAACCGAGATCGTCGTGACCAACCCGTCGGACTGGCAGGAGGGCAAGGTCCGGTCCGTCTACGAGCCGGTGGTCAAGACCACGGTCATCGCTCCCAGCGAGTTCATCGGCACCATCATGGAGCTGTGTCAGTCGCGCCGCGGCGAACTCGGCGGCATGGACTACCTGTCACCCGAGCGTGTCGAACTGCGGTACACGATGCCGTTGGGCGAGATCATCTTCGACTTCTTCGACTCGCTGAAATCCCGCACCCGGGGTTACGCCAGCCTGGACTACGAAGAGGCGGGCGAACACGAAGCCGACCTCGTCAAGGTCGACATCCTGCTGCAGGGCGAGGCAGTCGACGCGTTCAGTGCGATCGTGCACAAGGACTCCGCGGCGGCCTACGGCAACAAGATGACCTCCAAGCTCAAAGAGCTCATCCCGCGACAGCAGTTCGAGGTGCCGGTGCAGGCTGCGGTCGGCTCGAGAATCATTGCGCGCGAGAACATCCGGGCCATCCGCAAGGACGTGCTCTCCAAGTGCTACGGCGGTGACATCACCCGCAAGCGCAAGCTGCTCGAGAAGCAGAAGGAGGGCAAGAAGCGGATGAAGACCATCGGCCGGGTCGAGGTTCCGCAGGAGGCCTTCGTCGCCGCGCTGTCCAGCGACGCGCCGTCGGACAAGGCGAGCAAGAAGTAG
- a CDS encoding DUF2252 domain-containing protein — protein MRDALPRRAQARLHIDEGRDPIGVLERQHQARLPELVPVRVGRMVQSPFAFYRGTAAVMASDLRDAPTTDVDVVSCGDAHISNFGFYASPERALVFDLNDFDEGGVAPWEWDLKRLTASIHIGGRDIGMSEQACVDATTGAADTYRTALQTFLRSTATERYFARVDTSTVAEHFGREGRKAVNKATSKARTRTSEQVLRKLTMTDGDGPTRIVDQPPVLRHVDHASTAELRSLFDQYRSTLREDVAFLLSQYELVDYALRVVGVGSVGTRCYLLAFEGPSGDALFLQAKEAPPSVLVSHGGRTSSIPGYEGDAPPSEGHRVVAAQRILQANSDPFLGWITGWAGDSATRHRVDYYWRQFRDMKGSIEPATLSTTEFVAYGKLCASLLARAHGQSPNARDVAAYLGRSTRFAEAIGTWSRAYADVAEADFELLRQAIASGRLPCERGA, from the coding sequence ATGCGCGATGCGCTCCCCCGGCGCGCACAGGCCAGACTGCACATCGACGAGGGGCGCGACCCCATCGGTGTCCTGGAGCGCCAGCACCAGGCACGACTACCCGAACTGGTCCCCGTGCGTGTCGGGCGAATGGTGCAGTCTCCGTTCGCGTTCTACCGCGGCACCGCCGCGGTCATGGCCTCCGACCTCCGTGACGCTCCCACCACCGACGTCGACGTCGTGTCCTGCGGAGATGCGCACATCTCCAACTTCGGGTTCTACGCTTCCCCGGAGCGCGCGCTCGTCTTCGACCTCAACGACTTCGACGAAGGTGGCGTCGCGCCGTGGGAATGGGATCTGAAGCGGCTCACCGCGAGCATCCACATCGGCGGCCGTGACATCGGGATGAGCGAGCAGGCCTGCGTCGACGCGACCACCGGCGCTGCCGACACCTACCGGACCGCGCTCCAGACCTTCCTGCGCAGCACCGCCACCGAGCGGTACTTCGCCAGGGTCGATACCTCCACGGTCGCCGAGCATTTTGGCCGCGAGGGGAGGAAAGCCGTCAACAAGGCCACCAGCAAGGCACGCACCCGCACCTCGGAGCAGGTTCTGCGCAAACTCACGATGACCGATGGCGACGGCCCCACCCGCATCGTCGACCAACCGCCCGTGCTCCGGCACGTCGACCATGCCAGCACAGCGGAGTTGCGTTCGCTGTTCGACCAGTACCGATCGACTTTGCGCGAAGATGTCGCCTTCCTCCTGTCCCAGTACGAATTGGTGGACTACGCCCTGCGGGTGGTGGGTGTCGGCAGCGTGGGGACGCGCTGCTACCTGCTCGCCTTCGAGGGCCCGAGCGGGGATGCCCTGTTCTTGCAGGCCAAGGAAGCCCCGCCGTCGGTCCTCGTGTCCCACGGCGGCCGAACGTCCAGCATCCCCGGGTACGAGGGCGACGCACCTCCCAGCGAGGGGCACCGCGTCGTCGCTGCCCAACGCATCCTCCAAGCCAACTCCGACCCGTTCCTCGGATGGATCACCGGGTGGGCGGGCGACTCAGCGACCCGGCACCGCGTCGACTACTACTGGCGGCAGTTTCGCGACATGAAGGGGTCCATCGAGCCGGCGACCCTCAGCACTACCGAGTTCGTCGCGTACGGCAAGCTCTGCGCCTCGCTCCTGGCACGGGCACATGGCCAGTCGCCCAACGCCCGCGACGTCGCCGCATACCTGGGACGGTCCACAAGGTTCGCCGAGGCGATCGGCACCTGGTCACGGGCGTATGCCGACGTGGCCGAAGCCGACTTCGAGCTACTGCGACAGGCGATCGCCTCCGGCCGGCTGCCCTGCGAGAGGGGCGCCTGA
- a CDS encoding ABC transporter ATP-binding protein encodes MSLTLRDLVLSYGGAPVVDGLDLDVTPGEILVLTGPSGCGKSTVLRALAGLLDPDRGEILADGLRVTTTSRNRAMVFQDNALLPWRTVQSNVELALKLAGRPRQSRREEAMKWIADVGLTGFESYLPKSLSGGMRQRVQLARGLAGAPRAVMMDEPFGALDTQTRATMQRLLIDTWRAHPTTVVFVTHDVDEALLIGDRIAVLGRAGQPLRALLDVPSPRDPSVVRTALRAEAIAALDHSELVS; translated from the coding sequence ATGTCGTTGACACTGCGCGACCTTGTTCTGAGCTACGGCGGTGCCCCGGTGGTCGACGGACTCGACCTCGACGTCACACCTGGCGAGATCCTGGTGCTCACGGGGCCGTCGGGATGCGGCAAGTCCACGGTGCTGCGCGCGCTGGCAGGGCTGCTTGATCCCGACCGTGGCGAGATTCTCGCCGACGGATTGCGCGTCACCACCACCTCACGCAACCGTGCCATGGTGTTCCAGGACAACGCGTTACTGCCATGGCGCACCGTGCAATCCAACGTCGAGCTGGCACTCAAGCTCGCCGGCCGACCCCGGCAGAGCCGCCGCGAAGAGGCGATGAAATGGATTGCCGACGTCGGCCTGACCGGCTTCGAAAGCTATCTGCCGAAGAGCCTGTCCGGCGGTATGCGCCAACGCGTCCAGTTGGCTCGCGGCCTGGCGGGCGCGCCCCGTGCCGTGATGATGGACGAACCGTTCGGCGCACTGGACACCCAGACCCGGGCCACGATGCAGCGCCTGCTCATCGACACCTGGCGCGCCCATCCGACGACGGTGGTGTTCGTCACCCACGATGTCGACGAGGCGCTGCTCATCGGTGACCGCATTGCTGTGTTGGGTCGGGCGGGTCAACCCTTGCGGGCCTTGCTGGACGTACCGTCCCCCCGTGACCCCTCTGTGGTGCGAACAGCACTGCGCGCTGAAGCCATTGCCGCCCTCGATCATTCGGAGCTCGTGTCCTGA